In Mucilaginibacter sp. KACC 22063, the genomic stretch TAAGCTAAAGCAACAAAAGATATTGAAAGGGATAATGCACTGCATTGTCCCTTTTTTGTTTCCGCAATTTGCTATATTAACCTCGTGGAAAGCTACGAAAGCAAGATCAGTATAAAGGCATGGGCCGAGGAAGACCGCCCGCGTGAGAAGCTAAACGCACAAGGCCGCCGCGCACTTAGCGATGCCGAACTTATTGCCATACTCATTGGCTCAGGCAACCGCGACGAATCTGCAGTAGAATTAAGCAAACGTATCCTTCATCATTACGACAACGACCTTAACAAATTAGGCAAGGTTTCGGTTAATGAGCTGTCCCGCTTTAAAGGTATCGGCGAAGCCAAAGCCATTTCTATTATTGCCGCTTTAGAACTTGGCCGCCGCCGTGGTGAAACAGAGACTAAAGTGGCAGATAAAATAACCGGCAGCCGCAGCGCCTGGGAGATACTACGCCGCCACATGGTTGATCTGAACCACGAAGAATTCTGGATACTATTACTCAGCCGCAATAACAAGGTCATTACTAAAGAACTGATCAGCAAGGGTGGTTTATCCGGCACGGTGGCCGATCCTAAGATTATATTTAACGTAGCCCTTCTACACCAGGCATCGGGTATCATTTTGGCGCACAATCACCCATCGGGCAATTTGAAGCCCAGCCATGAGGATATCAGTTTAACCAACAAACTATCGCAAGCAGGCAAAATTTTGGACATCAGGGTGCTTGATCACCTGATTATAACGGATGAAGGCTTTTACAGCTTTTCGGATGAAGGCATACTTTGATGTGCTGATATAATAACTCACTTAAACTTTATGACCACCTTTTTGCCCGATATATTTTCGAGCAAGGGCTTAAAGATCAACTGCGCATTATCCTGTGCTTTAGCAGTGATATGCATCTCATTGGCATTATCAAGCAGGCGTTTTTCTGCAATTTTATAGATATCCTCCACCATATTTTTGGCATTCCCCGGAAATAAAGCACCTGTAATGTCATAAACTTTTGATCGCTGGTGATCCAGCTTTACATAACAGATCTCCGCCTTAGGCATCAGTACTGTAACGGTATCTTTGGTTGCAGATTGGTTAATATCTTCCTTTTTGACCTTGGTAAGGTCAATACATGCCGTTACTTCACCTACTGCTAAAAACAGCACACGCTCATCGGGCAAAAAGGTATGTATCTGCTTCTTTTCTATCACATCTTTCATGGAGTACTTTACCAGCTCCAGTTTACCCATACTGGTAATCTTTTGCACCATTACATCCTCATTAACCTCAGTGCGTACAGTGGTAAACTGGTGTTTGATATAGAAAAACAAAAAGACGAAAAAACCTAATAAAAGAAGGGTAATTATAAGCGTTTTTGATACGCCGCTGCGGGTTGCACTCATAATCATTAGACAAAAAAAGAGCAGATTGGTTTATCTACTCTTTTCCATAAATGTTTATTACGGCTGATTAAGCGCCGTAAGTTACATTTAATGTAATAGGCACGCTTAGTGCTTTTGATACAATACAGTTAGCTTTTGCGCCTTCTGCAACTTGTTTAAACTGCTCTTCAGAAACGCCGTCGATAGCAGATGCTTTAAGTTCCAGATGGATACCATCAATTTTTAAGCCTACCATATCCAGGTCAAGGATAGCTTCGGTAGTTAAATCGCCCGGAGTAATGCCTTGCTGAGAAAGCGCAGCACCTACTGCCATAGTAAAACAGCCTGCATGTGCTGCTGCAATCAACTCTTCAGGGTTGGTACCCACACCAGACTCAAAGCGGGTTTTGAATGAA encodes the following:
- the radC gene encoding RadC family protein, coding for MESYESKISIKAWAEEDRPREKLNAQGRRALSDAELIAILIGSGNRDESAVELSKRILHHYDNDLNKLGKVSVNELSRFKGIGEAKAISIIAALELGRRRGETETKVADKITGSRSAWEILRRHMVDLNHEEFWILLLSRNNKVITKELISKGGLSGTVADPKIIFNVALLHQASGIILAHNHPSGNLKPSHEDISLTNKLSQAGKILDIRVLDHLIITDEGFYSFSDEGIL
- a CDS encoding DUF4230 domain-containing protein, whose amino-acid sequence is MSATRSGVSKTLIITLLLLGFFVFLFFYIKHQFTTVRTEVNEDVMVQKITSMGKLELVKYSMKDVIEKKQIHTFLPDERVLFLAVGEVTACIDLTKVKKEDINQSATKDTVTVLMPKAEICYVKLDHQRSKVYDITGALFPGNAKNMVEDIYKIAEKRLLDNANEMHITAKAQDNAQLIFKPLLENISGKKVVIKFK
- a CDS encoding OsmC family protein, with translation MKRTANAHWAGTLKEGKGEISTQSTTLNNTQFSFKTRFESGVGTNPEELIAAAHAGCFTMAVGAALSQQGITPGDLTTEAILDLDMVGLKIDGIHLELKASAIDGVSEEQFKQVAEGAKANCIVSKALSVPITLNVTYGA